One window from the genome of Crassostrea angulata isolate pt1a10 chromosome 2, ASM2561291v2, whole genome shotgun sequence encodes:
- the LOC128173081 gene encoding uncharacterized protein LOC128173081 codes for MDTANSLYRVHLCSMCSGDTEYHCLSCPCDLCSQCKESHVQDVKTIDHNVMPYCKKSRNISAQKICQKHPKMILEMYCEPCELPVCYHCSEHRTHKWINIQRAYQTKRQQYQKNIHDIRSYALFFRPVFLKRNIADIKTCQTKFSHYQSEMFTKAQRLTNFINYRLHLIDFKHRCLKQINEINKHIFTIERYENIYGESALKPLHFLSFIKKSCLPQIQDSPLLHMHASQFFMTKSFNKKNVIESLGKIQITEGGSRRVENECLLTRMAGPEFHRSFTVTDVLCCQHISFVTSDRFWVSGVDDSLRLSNTTENTLHHLDESIRGGELGPHTVNGESELIFINSKLKIRKLSKDMKKTTTFIDITNSTWRPRCVYWSKSTGDILIGMDSCSAGRVTRYNQSGQLTQTIPDQNTRQYISPNYITENNNGDVVVSDCISFTAYGAVVVTKRSGEYRFSYTGYHSRIQPRGVCTDALSQILVCDGCENTVQMLNKDGRFLSYLLLRPSGIEYPHNLSYDVDTYRLWVGSQYGDNKICVYRYIPRDDSLTDIKPTIADMMGSGCDISTTGTQNQWQRNGRQLKLMSIPEVLYTHTMNEENWGIHINYVTTEVFWVSDRNTVYSYDLDGDNLECAPDLYEGDTQTGSGSHTVNKNAELIYIDIKYNIKIFPITSETPVTFIEIKDCTQKPRCVYGSLYSGDLLVGMFNYDTQRGSVFRYNQNGQLTQTIQQDSTGRELYNQPNYLTENKSGDVVVSDCKFDMFGAVVVTDREGRHRFSYTGIPPESRLEPRGICTDVQSHILVCDYWTHAVHIIDKDGQFLSHLLINLEAMVFPHSLSYDFCSHEVWVGSFVESTVLIYKYLTNTDEQGALTNEDTHRTDMAAFPTHGLPENEAWTLTDQQ; via the exons ATGGACACAGCAAACTCCCTATACCGAGTACATCTGTGTTCTATGTGTTCGGGGGACACAGAGTACCATTGTTTATcgtgtccatgtgatctgtgttcacagtgtaaagagagccatgtacaagatgtcAAAACAATAGATCATAATGTCATGCCATACTGTAAAAAATCCAGGAACATTTCAGCACAGAAAATCTGTCAGAAACATCCAAAAATGATCCTCGAAATGTACTGTGAACCTTGTGAGCTCCCTGTCTGTTATCATTGTTCAGAGCATAGAACACACAAATGGATAAATATTCAAAGAGCATACCAAACAAAGCGACAACAATACCAAAAAAACATTCACGATATCAGAAGTTATGCTCTTTTTTTCAGACCTGTTTTCCTAAAAAGAAACATTGCTGATATCAAAACCTGTCAAACAAAATTTTCCCACTATCAATCAGAAATGTTCACAAAGGCCCAGAGGCTGACGAATTTTATAAACTATAGGTTACATCTTATTGATTTCAAGCACAGATGTTTAAAACAgattaatgaaataaacaagCACATTTTTACCATTGAAAGATATGAAAACATATATGGAGAGTCAGCATTGAAACCGCTACACTTCCTCTCATTTATAAAGAAATCTTGCCTCCCCCAGATACAAGACAGTCCACTTCTTCATATGCATGCCAGCCAATTCTTCATGACTAAGTCATTCAACAAGAAAAATGTGATAGAGTCCCTGGGTAAAATCCAAATCACAGAGGGAGGAAGCCGGCGGGTAGAAAATGAGTGTCTGCTTACACGAATGGCTGGTCCCGAGTTCCATCGATCTTTCACGGTCACAGATGTACTTTGTTGTCAGCACATTTCATTTGTGACATCAGACCGTTTCTGGGTCAGTGGTGTTGATGACAGCCTAAGGTTGTCAAATACAACAGAAAATACTCTACATCATCTGGATGAATCAATTAGAGGTGGTGAATTAGGACCGCATACAGTGAACGGTGAGAGtgaattgatatttataaactcgaaattaaaaattagaaaactgtcaaaggatatgaaaaaaACTACCACATTCATAGATATAACAAACTCCACATGGAGACCACGTTGTGTGTACTGGTCCAAGTCAACGGGTGATATTTTGATTGGAATGGATAGCTGTAGTGCAGGTAGGGTAACTCGGTACAATCAGTCTGGACAATTAACACAAACAATACCAGACCAGAACACAAGACAATATATATCACCCAattatataacagagaacaacaatggagatgtcgtggtgtctgactgtATCTCTTTTACTGCATACGGAGCCGTAGTGGTGACAAAACGAAGTGGAGAATATCGTTTCTCTTACACAGGATATCATTCACGAATACAGCCACGTGGAgtctgtactgacgcgctgtcacaaatcctggtgtgtgatggtTGTGAGAACACCGTACAGATGTTAAATAAAGATGGTCGTTTCCTATCATATTTACTACTAAGACCTTCTGGAATAGAGTATCCCCATAACCTTAGCTATGATGTCGACACCTATCGTCTCTGGGTTGGTTCACAGTACGGCGACAACAAGATATGCGTTTACAGATATATTCCCAGAGATGACTCCCTAACAG ATATCAAACCAACCATTGCTGATATGATGGGATCAGGCTGTGACATCTCAACCACTGGGACTCAAAACCAATGGCAAAGGAATGGTCGTCAGCTGAAACTCATGTCTATTCCAGAGGTTCTGTACACACACACAATGAATGAAGAGAACTGGGGTATTCACATTAATTATGTAACAACAGAAGTGTTCTGGGTCAGTGATAGAAACACCGTCTACTCGTACGACTTAGATGGTGACAATCTTGAATGTGCACCTGATTTATATGAGGGTGATACACAAACTGGTAGTGGGTCACACACGGTAAACAAAAATGCTGAATTAATTTATATAGATATCAAATATAACATAAAGATATTTCCCATAACTTCGGAAACACCCGTCACATTTATAGAAATTAAAGATTGTACACAAAAACCACGCTGTGTGTACGGTTCCTTGTACAGCGGGGATCTACTGGTTGGAATGTTTAACTATGACACACAGAGAGGAAGTGTCTTCCGGTACAACCAGAACGGACAACTAACACAGACAATACAACAGGACAGCACAGGAAGGGAACTTTATAATCAACCTAATTATTTAACAGAAAACAAAagtggggatgtcgtggtgtctgactgtAAGTTTGATATGTTtggtgctgtagtggtgacagatcgtgaaggaagacatcgtttctcctacacagggaTTCCACCCGAATCACGATTAGAGCCACGTGGAATATGTACTGATGTGCAGTCACATATACTGGTGTGCGATTATTGGACCCACGCAGTACATATTATCGATAAGGACGGTCAATTTTTGTCACATTTGTTGATAAATTTAGAAGCGATGGTTTTTCCTCACAGCCTAAGTTATGATTTTTGCTCTCATGAAGTTTGGGTCGGATCTTTTGTCGAAAGCACGGTGTTGATATACAAATATCTAACTAACACAGACGAACAGGGTGCATTGACAA ATGAAGATACTCACCGTACTGATATGGCTGCCTTTCCGACTCATGGCCTGCCTGAGAATGAAGCTTGGACGTTGACAG ATCAACAATGA